In a genomic window of Verrucomicrobiota bacterium:
- the cas2 gene encoding CRISPR-associated endonuclease Cas2, with protein sequence MRTTYIVSYDVREPKRLRKVFETCKKFGAHLQLSVFECDLTDADRIKFERALHEIINHEHDQVLFIELGPTASRGQRTITSLGVAYSRIDSACYVV encoded by the coding sequence ATGCGGACAACGTACATTGTAAGCTATGATGTGCGCGAGCCAAAGCGGCTTCGTAAGGTTTTTGAGACTTGCAAAAAGTTCGGTGCTCACTTACAGCTCTCCGTTTTCGAATGTGACCTGACCGATGCCGACCGGATAAAATTCGAGCGCGCACTGCACGAGATTATTAATCACGAACATGACCAAGTCCTATTTATCGAACTTGGACCGACCGCTTCGCGGGGCCAGCGGACGATTACCTCCCTTGGGGTTGCCTACTCCAGAATTGATTCCGCCTGTTACGTTGTCTGA